Part of the Leptolyngbya sp. BL0902 genome, TTTGGTGGAGTTGGGTCTACATATTTTTGAAGGCGGTAGTCAATGTTCTTAAGCACTTTTTTGCAGTCTTCAATTGTATCCAGAGTTTGTGTATCTGTAGTCCATGTATTGAGGCCAGCATTCCAGAAAGTTGTCTCAAACTCCTCATGCATAGCAGCTAGAAAACTGGTTTTTCCCACACCTCGAGGGCCAATTACGATGATGTTTAGTTCTTGTAGTTCATTCATAATGTGACTCTGGAAAAACGCTAATGTTGGCGAACGAGGGCGAGGCTAGAAAGAGCTTCAAAAGAGAAATTCGATGTGGCTAAGCAAGAAGTGGTCTGTTTATAGCTTGTATCTCACTAAAAGGAATCTGATCGTCAGAACTCCTGCCAGTTTAGAAAAACAATAGTGTCTTTGCGGTTTGCTCCTTCTAGCCGACTCACACAGGTTAACCAGTTCTGTTGTCGAGTATTTTCTTGTTCTAACCGCCCCATTTCCTCTGGCCAGATTTTGGTTTGCACTCGGCGCAAAAATTTCTTCCAGTCCTTCTGAGCATCCTTGTGATAGATAATGTTGTCAATAAACTTTTCGATGCGAGCATAAGCAGCAATGTTGGGTTGATAAACTAATTCCTCTAGTGCAGCTTTGATACGTGCAGCGGTGCGATTGTAGTCAACCTGAAGAGCTGTATAAATTAGCTCAGCCGTTGTACCAGGGCCAACCTTGAGAGTGACATCAGCATCCTCATCTCCCTCCAACTGAATATTACTCAGCCGAATAAGGTGTTGATAGATTTGGGGTTCAATCAGACCATTATAGGAAAGCTCAAAATCATCAACAATGGCTAAGCCAAGCTGCAAGCGTTGTAGATTGGGATGATCTCTTTCAATCATCACCCTAAGTTCTCGAATAAAGTCGCTTCCGCCTGTTGATCTGGTCAAGGCATCTAGACCACCCACTGTGGTCAGTACATCCGCAACATCTTCCTTCAGCGCTTCCGTAGTTGCTTGAAGTCCCTCATCTAATGCACTGAAGTGATCGGACAGCAGCGTCCTCAACTGGTCACGGTAGTCCCCGTAGGCTTTCATGGGATTGCTGGCCTTAATCTGCTCCTGAATCTCTGCCTCTGGATCCGCCACAGAAAGAATCCCAGCCTCTTCCTTACAAGTAGCGTAAACGTCATCAATACCGTCTTGCAAGCCATCGGCGGGCTGCTTCGCCTGTTTGGCAAACTCAAGGCGTAGCTTTTGAAATGCAATAGTTATTTCCTTCCACCAGCCATCGCGATCTGTGCCAAATAAATCCTCAAAGGTATCAGCAATGGCACGAACCGGATCGCCATCTATACACCAAAATACTTTTTGTGCTGCCTGAACAATTTCATTAATATTTGACTGAATTGCCGTCAGTCGATCTTGGCACTGTCGGGCATATTCTTCATCAATATTCAGGATATTATCGGCTAGATAGTTCAGTACCTCATCAAACACCTGGTTAGCATCCTCAGGATTGGCGCAATCAGCGATTTGGCAGCTTACTACCTTCATCTTCAGGGTTTCTTTTAGCGCTTTACAAGCTTTTAGGTTGTTAGTTCTGCGGCTGTGGTTAATCACCATAAATGCCCGCCCAGAGAGATTGTTCAAGGCTTGAGCAGCGGTATCGTATAGGTCAGTATCGATCTTGCGCCACTGATAACGCTGGGGATCGGGCCTGGTGAGAAATATCACTACATCTACAGTTTTGCCGAGGGTTTCCAGCATGACGGTCTCATCGCCAAGCTTGGAGTCCCCCAATCCCGGAATATCCACCAGGGCCACCTTGCCCACATCGGTGTTGCCAAAGGGGCAGAAAATTTTCACCTCTCGCACCGCCAAATGCTTGAAGGACTCTAGATCCCCGTGGGCGTTGCGCTCTTGGCGAACATAGGTGGGTACCTCATCAATAGGGATAGAGCGCTCCTGCGGCTCAGCCCCAAAAGAAAGCAGGTGTCGGTAATGGGATAGGTTTTGGTGGTAGTCGTGCTTGAGGTGTTTATAGACGGCCTCATCGGTAGCTCGGGTCGGCATTTGGTCGGGCAGGGCCGCGTGTTCAAACTCATCAATGCTGTGGGGCAACGGCTCTAAATTTAGCGCCCGGTAGTAAGGATGAATTACCTCTTCCAAGAACGTTTGCTCAGAATGGAAGGCCACCTTTACCTCCACCGATCCTTCCCGATTGGTCACAAGGCTACGTACCGCTGTACAGGCTGCTCCTTCATAGGCGGGGATTTCCCGATCTGTTAGGCAGCTTAGACTTTTCAGTAGGGTGCTTTTGCCCTGGCCCATCAGCCCAACCACGCCGATGTTGAGGGTATCCCGCGCAAAACGGCTCTTTAGCTTCGACAGAACCTGCAACTCCTCCCGAATGCGACTTTGCAGATTACCAAACTCAATGGCTTCTAGGCGCTCTGTCGCTGTAGGGTCGAGGCTTGCTTTCAGCAGAGCATTCCGTAGAGACTCAAGGCTGTATAGCGCTGAGGCTCTGGCCTGAAGTTCTCGCTCGACCATCTCCATCTTGGCTGGGAGGTAGCTAGAGCGGCGTTCAATGATACTGGCAACACGGTCGGCTCTGGAAGTCATAGGAATCGAAGCGGTAAGGTGGGACGCACAAGTGACAGATTAGGGATACAGTCCTTCGGTCTGCCACATTGGCCATGCCTAGGCATATCGTAATCTCTGCCTAGAGTGCCCAGCCGGATGAGAAAACTATCGTTATGCCCTATGACAAAAAGCCCGGATCCTTCAAAGAACCGGGCGGTGGAGAAAAACGGGCTTCTAATCAGCTAGGCGTTGATGCGGCCCACCATGGGAGAGCTAGGGCTGGCGGTGGTTTGGATGGGGATGCGTCCGGCGTGGTAGGCCAGTCGTCCGGCGTGGGTGGCAAGGCCCATAGCGCGACCCATAGCCACGGGGTTTTGGGCCTTGGCGATGGCGGTGTTAATCAGCAGGGCATCGGCTCCCATTTCCATGGCCAGGGCGGCTTCGCTGGGGGTGCCAATTCCGGCATCCACCACCACGGGCACCTGGGCATTTTCGATGATGATTTGAATATTGGCGGCGTTGCGAATGCCCTGGCCCGAGCCAATCGGGGAACCGAGGGGCATCACCGTGGCGCAGCCCGCGTCCTCTAGGCGCTTGGCCAGCAGGGGGTCGGCGTTGATGTAGGGCAGCACCGCAAAGCCTTCTTTCACCAACTGTTCCGCCGCCTCTAGGGTGCCGATGGGGTCGGGCAGCAGATATTTGGCGTCGGGGATGACCTCCAGCTTGACGAAGTTGTTGTCCTCCTGGCCCAGCAGTTTGGCCATTTCTCGGCCCAGCCGCGCCACCCGAATGGCTTCCTCGGCGGTTTGGCATCCGGCAGTGTTGGGCAGCATCCAAATTTTTGACCAGTCCAGAGCTTCGGCCAACCCTTCATGGCCGGGGGCGTTGGTCTGCACCCGCCGCACCGCCACGGTGACAATCTCGCAGCCGCTGGCGGCAATGCTCTGGCGCATGGTTTCAAAGTCGTCGTACTTGCCGGATCCGGTCATCAGACGGGAGGCGAAGGAACGTCCGGCGATGACCAGGGGCGTATCGGCGGGGATAGCGGCGTTGGCGGATTCGATGGGAGTTGCGGTTAGGGTCATGGTGAGTTGGGGAAGGGAGTCGGGAGTCGGGAGTTGGGAGTCGGGAGTCGGGTAGGGGCGGGGTTCCCCCGTCCCCAAAGGATTGGGATTCGGAGATGGGGGATCGTTAAAACGCTGGTAGGAGAAGGGGGGGAGGAGGTTGGGGGTGCGTCCGGCGAGGGATTCGCAGATCAGGTGGGCGGTGATGGGGGCGAGGAGGATGCCGTTGCGGTAGTGCCCAGTGGCGAGGGTGAGGTTGGCGGCGGGGCCAGGGCCGAGCAGGGGCATTTCGTCGGGGGTGGCGGGTCGGTAGCCCCACCAGGTTTGCTCTAGGGTGCCGTCGGCTAGCCAGGGCAGCAGGGCGATGGCGTTGGCCAAGAGTTGGTTGACTCCGGCGGCGGTGTTGCCGGGGGCAAAGCCGACCTCTTGACTGGTGGCCCCAAGGACGATGCGGCCATCCTGGCGGGGCACGATGTAGATGTTTTCGCCAAACAGCACCCGTTGCAGGGGTTGCACGGTGCCCAGGGATGGGGGAACTCGCAAGCTGGCCATCTCGCCCTTTTTGGGGAAGACGGGCACGGGCAGCAGGTCGTAGCTCCAGGCTCCGGCGGCGAGGACAATGTGATCGGCCTGGAAGTCGCCTGCCTGGGCGGTGCAGACACGCTCGATGCGGCCTTGGGATTGGCGTAGAGCCGTAGCCCCAACGCCTTCGTGAATGGTGACACCCAGATCTATCACCGCAGAACGCAGCGCCTTCACCAGGGCTTGATTATTCACCTGGCCATCTTCGGGATACCAAAAGGCTCCCTTCACCCCAGCGCCTAACCCCGGTTGGTAGTGGGCGAGGGCTTCGGCGGTGAGCCATTGCCCCTGTCCTGGGGGTGTTGTCTGGGATAAGTCCTGCCCCGACGGCTGACCCGCTAAGTCAGGCACCTGGAACCGAGGAGCCAAAATGCCGCTGGGCCAATAGCCAACGGATTGCCCGGTGAGAGCTTCAATTTTGCCCACCCAGTCGGGGTAGCGTTCCAAACTGGCCAAACATAGATCCAGCAGGGGGCCAGGGGGAATGCCCTCGGCATGGGGGGCCAACATTCCGGCGGCGGCGTGGCTGGCGGCGGCGGCAAAATCGCGGCTGAGGACGGCCACCGTCGCCCCCTGCTGACGCAGTTCTAGGGCAATGGCCAACCCCATCATGCCCCCGCCCACCACGAGGATGTCCTGTCCCGCCTGTGTCATGTCTGGTTGCCTGGTTCTGTTGATAACGGTTTACGGCCTAATCATTCATCCTAAAGCCTGGGGATGACCTCCGGCGGGTCGGTTGAGGAGACCTCGCTCCTACGGTTTGATAGCGCACGTCTGACCTTGGAACATTTGTCCCTGTGACATTTTAAGGCATAGGATCTGGAGAAGCAGAAACTTGATCCCGAAGGAACCGACCCTGTGAACATCGCTTTTATTATCGACCCCATCGAACGCCTCGACCCCGGCCACGACACCAGCATTGCCCTGATGGAAGCGGCCCAGGACAAGGGGCACCAGGTTTGGATCACCGAAGCGCCCTTCCTGAGTGTGGTGGGTGGCAAGGCCTACGGGCTGTTGCGACGGGTGGAACTGACCCCTGTGAGCCTGGTGGAGGGCCATTGGGTGGCAGAGGAGCAATGGTACGAAGTGGACGAGGTGGAGCTGCGCCCCCTGGAGGAGATGGACGTGGTGTTCATGCGGACGGATCCGCCTGTGACGGTGCCCTACCTCTACGCCACCTACATTTTGGACTACATCGACCCGGCCAAAACCCGCGTCATCAACTCGCCCAAGGGTATCCGCGCCGCTAACGAAAAGATGTATGCCCTGCAATTTGCCGAGGCCATCCCCGAAACCATCGTCAGCCAAAACAAGGCGGTGATTCGCGAAACCGTGGAGCGCTGGGGATCGGCGGTGCTGAAACCCCTGGGGGGCAAGGCGGGGGAAGGCATCCTATTTCTGCAAGCGGGGGATCGCAACCTCAACTCCATGGTGGAAATCAGCACCCGCCAAGGCCAAGAACCCGTGATGATTCAAACCTACCTACCTGCCGCTAAAGATGGCGACAAGCGGATCATTCTGCTGAATGGCGAACCCATCGGGGCGGTGAATCGCATCCCCACGGGCAGCGAATTTCGCGGCAACATGGCCGTCGGCGGTCGGGTCGCCCAGGTGGATATCACCGACCGCGAGCGGGACATCTGCCGCCAACTGGCCCCCACCCTGCAACGGGATGGCCTCTACTTCGTCGGCATCGACATCATCGGCGGCTACCTGACGGAGGTCAACGTCACCAGCCCCACCGGAATCCGCGAAATCGACCGCCTCAACGATGTACGTTTGGGTCATCAGGTGATGGACTGGCTGGCCCAGGCATAACGCCGTCAGCGGGAGGACAGAGGGCTCATCGTCCTCCCTGCTGTCCCTGATCCGCCATGGCATCGGCCATGACGGGTCTAGGCTTGGCCTAGGCGGTGCCAGCCCTATCGCGACAACGCTGCCCTGGGTGGGCCTAATTGCGCTGGAACATATGAACGTCCTGCTGGGGGAAGGGAATAGTGATACCTTCCCGATCCAATCGGGTTTTGATCAGTTCGGGTAAGGCGAATCGCACGTCCCGAAAATTGCGGGTTTCAGCCCAGGCCCAAACCTGTAGATCTACGCTGCTGTCAGCCAAGTTGGCGACGTTGACCTCTGGGGCCGGGTCTTGCAAAATGCGGGGATCTTTGGAAAGCTCATCCAGGATGACCAGGCGAGCTTTTTCGATGC contains:
- a CDS encoding thiazole synthase, with translation MTLTATPIESANAAIPADTPLVIAGRSFASRLMTGSGKYDDFETMRQSIAASGCEIVTVAVRRVQTNAPGHEGLAEALDWSKIWMLPNTAGCQTAEEAIRVARLGREMAKLLGQEDNNFVKLEVIPDAKYLLPDPIGTLEAAEQLVKEGFAVLPYINADPLLAKRLEDAGCATVMPLGSPIGSGQGIRNAANIQIIIENAQVPVVVDAGIGTPSEAALAMEMGADALLINTAIAKAQNPVAMGRAMGLATHAGRLAYHAGRIPIQTTASPSSPMVGRINA
- the gshB gene encoding glutathione synthase is translated as MNIAFIIDPIERLDPGHDTSIALMEAAQDKGHQVWITEAPFLSVVGGKAYGLLRRVELTPVSLVEGHWVAEEQWYEVDEVELRPLEEMDVVFMRTDPPVTVPYLYATYILDYIDPAKTRVINSPKGIRAANEKMYALQFAEAIPETIVSQNKAVIRETVERWGSAVLKPLGGKAGEGILFLQAGDRNLNSMVEISTRQGQEPVMIQTYLPAAKDGDKRIILLNGEPIGAVNRIPTGSEFRGNMAVGGRVAQVDITDRERDICRQLAPTLQRDGLYFVGIDIIGGYLTEVNVTSPTGIREIDRLNDVRLGHQVMDWLAQA